One window from the genome of Zonotrichia leucophrys gambelii isolate GWCS_2022_RI chromosome 27, RI_Zleu_2.0, whole genome shotgun sequence encodes:
- the FZD2 gene encoding frizzled-2, whose translation MGPPGVLPALAWLLAGLSVPAPSRAQLHGEKGISIPDHGFCQPISIPLCTDIAYNQTIMPNLLGHTNQEDAGLEVHQFYPLVKVQCSLELKFFLCSMYAPVCTVLEQAIPPCRSICERARQGCEALMNKFGFQWPERLRCENFPRHGAEQICVGQNHSEDGGSPALLTSATPLAGQGTPGAPRYATLDHPFHCPRALKVPSYLNYKFLGEKDCAAPCEPTRPDGHMFFNEDEIRFARIWILIWSVLCCASTFFTVTTYLVDMQRFRYPERPIIFLSGCYTMVSVAYIAGFVLEERVVCNERFQEDGYRTVVQGTKKEGCTILFMMLYFFSMASSIWWVILSLTWFLAAGMKWGHEAIEANSQYFHLAAWAVPAVKTITILAMGQIDGDLLSGVCFVGLNNIDPLRGFVLAPLFVYLFIGTSFLLAGFVSLFRIRTIMKHGGTKTEKLERLMVRIGVFSVLYTVPATIVIACYFYEQAFREHWERSWISQNCKSLAIPCPLHFTPRMTPDFTVYMIKYLMTLIVGITSGFWIWSGKTLHSWRKFYTRLTNSKQGETTV comes from the coding sequence ATGGGCCCCCCCGGCGTGCTGCCcgccctggcctggctgctggcgGGGCTGAGCGTGCCGGCGCCGAGCCGGGCCCAGCTGCACGGCGAGAAGGGCATCTCCATCCCCGACCACGGCTTCTGCCAGCCCATCTCCATCCCGCTCTGCACCGACATCGCCTACAACCAGACCATCATGCCCAACCTGCTGGGTCACACCAACCAGGAGGACGCGGGGCTGGAGGTCCACCAGTTCTACCCTCTGGTGAAGGTGCAGTGCTCGCTGGAGCTGAAGTTCTTCCTGTGCTCCATGTACGCGCCGGTGTGCACGGTGCTGGAGCAGGCCATCCCGCCGTGCCGCTCCATCTGCGAGCGGGCGCGCCAGGGCTGCGAGGCCCTCATGAACAAATTCGGCTTCCAGTGGCCGGAGCGGCTGCGGTGCGAGAACTTCCCCCGGCACGGCGCCGAGCAGATCTGCGTGGGGCAGAACCACTCGGAGGACGGCGGCTCCCCGGCGCTGCTGACCAGCGCCACGCCGCTGGCCGGCCAGGGCACCCCCGGCGCCCCCCGCTACGCCACCCTGGACCACCCCTTCCACTGCCCGCGGGCGCTGAAGGTGCCCAGCTACCTCAACTACAAGTTCCTGGGGGAGAAGGACTGCGCTGCTCCCTGCGAGCCCACCCGGCCCGACGGCCACATGTTCTTCAACGAGGACGAGATCCGCTTCGCCCGCATCTGGATCCTCATCTGGTCCGTCCTGTGCTGCGCCTCCACCTTCTTCACCGTCACCACCTACCTGGTGGACATGCAGCGCTTCCGCTACCCCGAGCGACCCATCATCTTCCTCTCGGGGTGCTACACCATGGTGTCGGTGGCCTACATCGCCGGCTTCGTGCTGGAGGAGAGGGTGGTGTGCAACGAGCGCTTCCAGGAGGACGGCTACCGCACCGTGGTGCAGGGCACCAAGAAGGAGGGCTGCACCATCCTCTTCATGATGCTCTACTTCTTCAGCATGGCCAGCTCCATCTGGTGGGTCATCCTCTCCCTCACCTGGTTCCTGGCCGCCGGCATGAAGTGGGGCCATGAGGCCATCGAGGCCAACTCCCAGTACTTCCACTTGGCCGCCTGGGCCGTGCCGGCGGTCAAGACCATCACCATCCTGGCCATGGGGCAGATCGACGGCGACCTGCTGAGCGGCGTCTGCTTCGTGGGCCTCAACAACATCGACCCTCTGCGAGGCTTCGTGCTGGCGCCGCTCTTCGTCTACCTCTTCATCGGcacctccttcctcctggcCGGCTTCGTCTCCCTCTTCCGCATCCGCACCATCATGAAGCACGGCGGCACCAAGACGGAGAAGCTGGAGCGGCTCATGGTTCGCATCGGCGTTTTCAGCGTCCTCTACACCGTGCCGGCCACCATCGTCATTGCCTGCTACTTCTACGAGCAGGCCTTCCGCGAGCACTGGGAGCGCAGCTGGATCAGCCAGAACTGCAAGAGCTTGGCCATCCCCTGCCCGCTGCACTTCACCCCCCGCATGACCCCCGACTTCACCGTCTACATGATCAAGTATCTCATGACTCTGATCGTGGGCATCACCTCGGGGTTCTGGATATGGTCTGGCAAAACCCTGCACTCCTGGAGGAAGTTCTACACTCGGCTCACCAACAGCAAGCAGGGCGAGACCACGGTGTGA